The following is a genomic window from Synechococcus sp. JA-2-3B'a(2-13).
AGAGAACTCAAGGTTACCTCCTTAACCAAAAGAAGCTTTTTCTCTAAGTCCCCATCGGATCCCAGTAGGCGAAACAACTGCCTGTAGTAGCTCGAGCTGCGAACTTCATCAACAAGGCGACGAAAGAAGTTCTCTACAAGCGTGCTGGCTGATTCTACCAGGATGTCCTCTAGATGGTTGGACAAATAATAAAAGGCTTCGACCAATACAGCTAAGAATGGAGCTGTGGAGTTGCGAGGACGGATGCGAACGGCTTGACTGTAAACATTGTCCAACGAAAAAGTATCCAAAAGCTCATCTAGCCTCCGTACCATCCTAGCCTGCAATTTACGGAAATCGTTCTCAAATTCTTTGTTTTCTCCGTTAATAACTTTATTGACTACTGTCTGGATATGCTCGTCAAACTCTCGGCCAATACTGGCTAGCTGCTGATTGATCAGCGTCAGCTCATAGGAAATCATGCTGTCAATCTCTTTGGGCTGGCTATCAATGTCTCGGTAGAGATCTAGATAGGACTTCCTCATCTCGATGCAGAGAGGTTGCAAATCATCGGCCAGCGCGGAAAATAGCTGTGGCCGCTTTTCTTCCGTTAAATAACGAGTGATCCCAGCCCGAAAGTCTTCAATACCGCTATCTTTAATCATATACTCAATCAAAGGTTTTCCCCACTCCCTCAGAATCCGAACGTAGTTATTTATGGGTGTGTCGTACCCATGTACAGAAGGGCGGAACGGGGATCCAACCAACCTACCTGACGTGCAGTACTTATTAAACTCGCTGACAAACTGGGGCGTTTCTTCCTCACCACCCAATTCTTTGATGCTTTCTGAAAAGATTGTATCCAGTCCAAATCGATCCTCGGGGGTAGTTGCCTTGATCTGGGAACCATAGAAGCCGAGAAGGCCGCTTGTCTTAAATACGCGGAGTTGACGAAACTGCTGGTCGATAATGTTTTCTAGTCTATGCTTTAGTTGTGCGTTGTACCAAGTCTCATCAATCCGGTTAAACACATAGAAGACGCGATCCCTGATGCTGTCATTACCTTGAATGTGTTCAATAAGTTCTGTCTCTTCCTTGGTCAGCTCACCCGTTGCAGCACACTTGAGAACGCAAACAACTGCGGACGTATCCGGATCGGCAATTTTTCGATAAGTACGCTCTGCATCCGCTTTGACTGGAGCATCGATCCCAGGAGTATCGACAATAACGTTTCCATCTTCCAGTAAGGGGTGATGGCAGTAGTATTCGACTTTTCGCAAAACTGCGCTATTGGCACCGCGCCGGGCAAAACCCGCAGCTTCCCTTAGGTTGCCGAAGTTGAGCTGCTCCATCGAGAAGACTTTGTTCTCGGTAGGGTGAATTTTGTCCCGGTTCTGCTGGAAACCTGTAATCAACAAGCGGAGGGCATCCGCCTGCTTTGCCCGCTCTGACTTGCTTTTACCTCCCTCCTGCTGAATAATAGCCTCAGCACGCTCCTTCAGGGGATTCAGTGCAGTGTCTTCCAGCCTGCTGAGTGACGGAGCCAAGTTTAGGAAAGCGCAGAAGGCGGTCATCTGTTCTTGCACTTCCTGCTCGCTAAGAAAAGTGAGCACTACCCTCTCCGCATTTGGCTCTGCGTAGGCGATGTAGCACTCTGTCCCTGTGGCGTGCCCTTCGGCGCTGTAGAGAAGCTCTCTTTCTAAGAGGGCATTGATTAGCATAGACTTGCCAGCACTGAAAGCACCGGCAAAGACAATCTCGAAGGTTGGAGAAATAGCTTTGCTGAGGGAAGCTTGAATCCGAGTGGTATCTTGCTTGCCTGAAAAAGTGGAATCCTGATGCCAGAGTTGCAGGATAGCTTCAACCTGCTCTTTCAAGTTCTCACACTGAGGCAGGAGCTTTACAGACATAAGAGAGCAATCTCCACAGAGGCTGCCGGGATTATAACTTGCCTATGCTTGAGGTGAGGATTCCTACAACAATTTTCTTCAGTCCCGAAGCTGTGTGGCTATATGTGCATACACGTGAAGAGAGAAGAGCAGAACTCCCCAGACCGACATAGCAAAAAGGCTTAGGTCGTTGACCCAAGCCCGCCTCAGCATACTCATACCAGATGCCAGGAACCAGACTTGAACTGGTGACACGAGGATTTTCAGTCCTCTGCTCTACCAACTGAGCTATCCCGGCTCTAGACCTACTATCTTACGATGTCGAGGGGGGTTTTGACAACTGGTGGCGCCCCCAATTTAGCCAATCAATTTCTCCAAAGCCTCCATCTGGGGGATGCAGAGAACATCTCGGTTGCGATCCCGGCGGATCAGCTCCTCTTGCTCCAGCTTGGACAGGACGCGAGTGACCGTTTCCCGGGCTAGGCCACTTAGGCTGCTCAGCTCCCGATGGGGCAAGTTGGGGATCTCTACGCCACTTCGGCTAACCCGGCCACGGGATTCGGCCAAAAACAGCAGGATATCGGCAACACGGGCCGTACTACTGGCCTCGCGCAACTGCAGACGACGGTTGATCTGCCGTAAGCGGCGCGACATGAGCTGAGCAAGGCGGATGCCGGCCTGAGGATCAGAAGCCAAAAAAGCCAGGAAGTGTTGGGCCGACAGACAACTGACTTTGGTGGCTGTTAGGGCTACAACGTCGGTAGAACGAGGCGCTTCGTCCAAAGCAGCCATTTCCCCGAAGATTTCCCCTGGACCAAGAATGGTGAGGGTGATCTCCCGGCCTTCGAGATCATGGGTGCGAATCTTGACCCACCCTTCCAGGATGAAATAAACGGCGTTACCCCAGTCATTTTGTAACAAGATGGCCTGATTGACTGGGTGGGAGCGCAACGACATTTGCCCGGCCAGCGGCTCTAGCCTCTCAGGAGGAAAGCCCTCGAACAGGAGCATCAGGCGAAGGTCATCTGGAGTTACATCGCTCACTGTTGGATCCTCCTGCACGGGGTTGGTTCTGGTTGAGTGGGATGGGAAAAGGGTAGGCCTGGAAAGCCCCCCTGCTCCCCAGCCTACAGCCCGCCAGGGCGAACTGCGTAGCGATAGGGCAGGGCTTTAGACCCAATTTTGACCTCTACTTTGGAAAGGGATCCCTGCCCAA
Proteins encoded in this region:
- a CDS encoding Crp/Fnr family transcriptional regulator, which encodes MLLFEGFPPERLEPLAGQMSLRSHPVNQAILLQNDWGNAVYFILEGWVKIRTHDLEGREITLTILGPGEIFGEMAALDEAPRSTDVVALTATKVSCLSAQHFLAFLASDPQAGIRLAQLMSRRLRQINRRLQLREASSTARVADILLFLAESRGRVSRSGVEIPNLPHRELSSLSGLARETVTRVLSKLEQEELIRRDRNRDVLCIPQMEALEKLIG
- a CDS encoding dynamin-like GTPase family protein, translated to MSVKLLPQCENLKEQVEAILQLWHQDSTFSGKQDTTRIQASLSKAISPTFEIVFAGAFSAGKSMLINALLERELLYSAEGHATGTECYIAYAEPNAERVVLTFLSEQEVQEQMTAFCAFLNLAPSLSRLEDTALNPLKERAEAIIQQEGGKSKSERAKQADALRLLITGFQQNRDKIHPTENKVFSMEQLNFGNLREAAGFARRGANSAVLRKVEYYCHHPLLEDGNVIVDTPGIDAPVKADAERTYRKIADPDTSAVVCVLKCAATGELTKEETELIEHIQGNDSIRDRVFYVFNRIDETWYNAQLKHRLENIIDQQFRQLRVFKTSGLLGFYGSQIKATTPEDRFGLDTIFSESIKELGGEEETPQFVSEFNKYCTSGRLVGSPFRPSVHGYDTPINNYVRILREWGKPLIEYMIKDSGIEDFRAGITRYLTEEKRPQLFSALADDLQPLCIEMRKSYLDLYRDIDSQPKEIDSMISYELTLINQQLASIGREFDEHIQTVVNKVINGENKEFENDFRKLQARMVRRLDELLDTFSLDNVYSQAVRIRPRNSTAPFLAVLVEAFYYLSNHLEDILVESASTLVENFFRRLVDEVRSSSYYRQLFRLLGSDGDLEKKLLLVKEVTLSSLVNGARKECDRYLRESPRFYDEGTFSIYQFREVLKQTSQSYDISAIRDAEPGIRQLLKLDFEPKINQTVRSSFRQETNNTLKTQLLPVAKQVADEILQKYPEAKQFMEATLRKEAEEKIALNQQRLKELEASIDKYNQAVSGINLCLQALGLNREMLPLITRPEPSSVGESVQILASLPEQQVGDSNASEAVALGRSTPIDESFPELDSILDDLR